TTTGCCGTCTTGTCATCCCAGTGGATGAACTCTCCCGCGGTTCCTTCGGCAGATTTGGCGCCTGCCGGCGGGGACGGGCAAGTCAATTTGGCTGACCTGGTCTTTTTTTGCGAGAACTGGCTGACTGTTGATTTGGACTAATACTCCAAAAGTCTTTGCAAAGACAGTGTCCTGTTCAAGGCGTCTTCCGTGAATCGGATGACTGTTTCCGAACCGACAAATATAGCTCTATCAGCTGCTCAATCATCCTGCTGACAGGGTGATGGCGGCGAACGTAATCCTGCGCCGCTGCAGCCAGCTGACGGGCCAGCTCCGGGCGGCTCAGAAGTTTCTTCAGAGCCGTATAAATGCTCAATTCATTGTTCGGTTCCAGCCAAAGGGCTGTTTTGCCGTCCTGCAGCAGCCCCCCCGCCGGGTCCGGTGCCCCCGCTATGGCCAGTCCCGTTCCCATGACCTCCAGCAAAAGCGGCTCGAATCGCCGGACCGGATTCAGATAAACAAAGATATCGGCCCCGGACAGCACATCCCGAATTGACTCCTCCATCGGAACCACAATGGCATTCGCCCGCAGACCGAGATTCCTTACCCTTCGTCGAACCGCATGTTCCGCCCGTCCGGAACCAAGAATCGCCGCAAAAAAGTCAAATCCGTCCAGCCGCAGGTGTCGCAGGGCCTGAAGAAACGGTTCCAGCGATTCGGCCCGGTCCAGCGGATGAGCCAGAACCAGACTCGGCAGACGGGAGGGGTCGGAAAAACAGACACAGGTATCCTCTGCATAGCAGCCGGGTCGGATCAGATGAATCGGAGGCAGCTGTCCGCGTCCGTTTTGCCGGACAGCCTGCAGAATCGGCTCACTGGCGGCTGTCAGAGCATCCGCCTGCTCAAAAGGAAACAGCCGGCTGAAGAGTTTGGTCGGAAAGTCAAAAAAAGACAGGATATAAGGGACCTCAAAGCAGTCGGAAAGAAAACGCAGCAGGCGTGCATGGGCCGGCCAAACGCCGTGCAGGACCGTCGGGCGATAGGAATAAATCAGTTCAAGAAACTCCTGCATGGGCCGGCTCCAACTGCGGAACTGCCAGCCCTGAGGATACTCAAAAACCTCTACGGACGGACATAAAACCTTATAAAAATCGCTTCCCTGCGGCCCCGCCAGCGCCGGACGATAGGACGACCCGACAAACCCCACAAGCATACTTCGAAAAAGTCCGGGGTACAGCCGAAGCACCTCCGGCCGGACAAAAAGCAAAGGCCTGCAAACCTTCCGACACGCTCCGCCGGTATTGTTTTGGTCAGGAGGCATAATCCGTTACTGATTGTTGCTGCGTCGGGCCAGGCACTGCGTTAATTTCTCCAGCTCGCCCGGCCTGATATGGTAGCATTGTGAATCATCAGGGAAGCGGCCTTCCCGCACGTCCTTTGCATAGGCGGCTACAGCCTGTTCCACCGCCGGTCCCAGCTCGGCAAATCGCCTGGAAAACTTCGGCATCGGACCCGGGCTGAGCCCAAGAATGTCAGAGATGACCAAAATCTGGCCGTCACAGTCGGGCCCGGACCCGCAGCTGATAACCGGAACGGGGCTTTGCCGGGCAATCAAAGCGGCGGCCTCTCGGGCTGTCCCTTCCAGCAGGAGTGCTCCGGCGCCGGCCTGGACCATTTTTTCGCTCAATTCGAGCAGCTCATAGGCCAGCTCCGCCGTTGTGCCTTCGGCCTTCAGCCGTCCGAGTTTTGTAATGCTTTGAGGACGAATTCCGATATGGGCCATAACGGCCATGCCGGCATCGCTGACGGCCTTGACGGCATCCAGATAGGCCGCAGAGACTTCCATTTTGATGATTTGTGCGTCTGCTTCCCGGACAAACCGGCCTGCATTTCGGACCGCATCCGCCGGACAGGTCTGATAGGAAAGAAACGGCATATCCGCCACCAGACAGACATCCGGCGCCCCTTTTCGTACGGCGGCTGTGAGCATCACCATCATATCCATATCGGCCGGCAGAGTCGATTCGCAGCCAAACACGACCTGGGCAGCGGAATCCCCCACCAGAATCATATCGACGCCCGCCCGGCTGACCCATTGGGCCGTCGTATAGTCATAGCAGGTAACCGCCGTAATCTTCCGGCCAGTCCGCTTCATTTCCAGTAAGGTCAAAATGTTCTTTCTTGCAGCCATATCTTCCACAAGATTTTATTTTACAATAACTTA
This window of the Anaerohalosphaeraceae bacterium genome carries:
- a CDS encoding glycosyltransferase, yielding MPPDQNNTGGACRKVCRPLLFVRPEVLRLYPGLFRSMLVGFVGSSYRPALAGPQGSDFYKVLCPSVEVFEYPQGWQFRSWSRPMQEFLELIYSYRPTVLHGVWPAHARLLRFLSDCFEVPYILSFFDFPTKLFSRLFPFEQADALTAASEPILQAVRQNGRGQLPPIHLIRPGCYAEDTCVCFSDPSRLPSLVLAHPLDRAESLEPFLQALRHLRLDGFDFFAAILGSGRAEHAVRRRVRNLGLRANAIVVPMEESIRDVLSGADIFVYLNPVRRFEPLLLEVMGTGLAIAGAPDPAGGLLQDGKTALWLEPNNELSIYTALKKLLSRPELARQLAAAAQDYVRRHHPVSRMIEQLIELYLSVRKQSSDSRKTP
- the panB gene encoding 3-methyl-2-oxobutanoate hydroxymethyltransferase, yielding MAARKNILTLLEMKRTGRKITAVTCYDYTTAQWVSRAGVDMILVGDSAAQVVFGCESTLPADMDMMVMLTAAVRKGAPDVCLVADMPFLSYQTCPADAVRNAGRFVREADAQIIKMEVSAAYLDAVKAVSDAGMAVMAHIGIRPQSITKLGRLKAEGTTAELAYELLELSEKMVQAGAGALLLEGTAREAAALIARQSPVPVISCGSGPDCDGQILVISDILGLSPGPMPKFSRRFAELGPAVEQAVAAYAKDVREGRFPDDSQCYHIRPGELEKLTQCLARRSNNQ